In the Vicinamibacteria bacterium genome, TGTCGAGGACCGCTTCTTCCTTGACTTCGTCAAGCGCTGGCGAGCCGAGTGAGCGTCTTTTCGCGCGAATCGTTCTCGCACACTCGCGAGTGAACGAGTTCGGCCCTTCTTGCGGCGCTCCTCGATCATTTCCCAAAACGCTGGATCGGCGATCGTCAGCACGTCTTCGATGTCGTAGCCCTCGCATCCAATCAAGATGCATACGGGCTTGCCGTGCTTCGTGATGACGATCTTCTGTTCTTGACTGTCCTCGATGGCTCCGCTCAACGTTGCTTTGGCGTCGCGAACCGTGATGAACTTCATCTATCTAAGGCCCTCCTACTGTATCTCGTCGGTCGTCCGGTGTGCAGGCTTCTTCCGCACGGCACGAACGATGACGAGCCGATCTTTTTCGACGATGTCATAGAACACGCGGAAATCGCCGACACTGAGCTGCCACACCGGTCCAAGTTGATCCCAGGGCGGCTCCACCGCTTCGAGCACTTTCTTTCGTCGCGTCACTAGACCCGGCTCGAACTCCAGCTGCTCTTCGATGTCGTCGAGGATGCGATTGCGGTCGTACGGACGTAGGGTATCGAGCTCGGCTTCAGCAGCCTCATGAATCTCGATCTCGTACACGTGTACCTACAATTGTAGTTATATTCAAAGCCACGTGCAACCACAATTATAGTTTCAACGCCGGCAAAGTCCGGAGGATGACGAATCTCGTGCCTCGGCCATCGGGAAGTGGCCCTGGAAACGACACCGACTGAGCCGCCGCCGGCGGATTCTCGCGAACAACACGCGGATGGCGAGCCGCGATAGATGTGAGCGCGCAGCGCGAATAATTCGGCGGATGACCTCGGGTTCGATGATGAAAGCAAGGATTTTCATCCTTGCGCCACACCGAAGGCAGGTTGCAGAGCGCGCCTGGGAGGCGCGATGTCGTTGTTCTGCCCCGGTGGATTCGCATCCTCCCTCCGGTAGTTGGAGCGAACGCGGTTGGCGTAGCCGGGGCAATGGTGAGGCGCGTGAGAGCGCCGCGCGCGAGGTCGTAGAGCCAAAGGTCCGCGCCACCTTTGGGGTCGAGGACGAGGCGGGCCCCGTCGGGAGAGATCCGTGCCCGTCGGTGGGGCCACGGGGAGGGACGACGTCCACCCGGACGGGCGGTTCTTGTTCGTCGTCAGACCCGAGTCCGACGAGGACGACCCCTATCGCGGCCTCTCGCGATACGAAGTTGTTCTCTCCTGGTCCGTGAGCTTGAGCGGTTAGTGCCGACGCAGTGCGTTGGTTGGCGCGATGAATGACGCAGCGAAGCGATTAGAGAGCTCGCGAAAGGGCATGAAAAACGCACGCGTTGTGTAAGAGACTGACGCTTCGTGGGCGGCGAGGTCGGCAAACCATTGGGGTAGTCGAGACCGTTCAATTGGCTCGAAGAGCTCGAGCACCTCGTTCCAACGGAGCGCTGAGCCACGGAGTCGGAACGACTCAGAGAGGATCCGCGAGGAAATTCGCTGCACCGACTCCGCCAGCTATGAAGCTTCCTGTTATCAAATTCATCAATGGGCGGAGGACCTCCCTCGAAGTGCCGATCCCAGCCGACGATCGAGGACGAAGGCATCGTCAAGTATACTTGACAACTGGCTTCAGCGTGTGCTAATTAGGTTGATATGTTGAATGTTAGGGCGTTGCGCGCCTTCATAAAGGCGCGCGGTTGGAGCCAGGCCGAGCTTGCGCGACGCATTGGAGTGAGCCGCCAGGCCGTGTCGCTATGGTTTCGCGGCGATGAGGCGAACGTCCAAGGCAAGCACCTGCTGAAGCTGAGCGAGGTCCTCGGGGTCTCGGCCGAGGAGCTCACCAAGCCGCTTCCGTGCTTCGAGCCCGAAGCTCACGACCAGCTCCTCGTCACGCTGCTCTGGGATCGTGTCTATCCCGATCTCGACGATTTCGCGGTGGCGTTGAACGCGCGGGATCCGCGCGCGATCGGTCGATTCGTGGAAGTCTACGGCCTTTACGCCGCGGAAGCGACGCTCGGGGCGTTCGTCTGGGACCGGTTTCCCGACTATGAGCGGCACATCCATCCCGCTCGTCGCCGTGAGTTGAGGACGTTGTGGTCATGGCACGAAAACCGGACGGCGGCCTAGCGGCACGGGTGCTGCCACCGCCACTCTACCGGGCGCTCAGGCACGTCTTCGCCCAGGAGATCGCGGGCGCAATGCTCGTAGGGGGCACGGCCCTCGCCGGCTACTACGCCGGCCATCGACGCTCCGACGACCTCGACTTGTTTACCGCAGACGAAATGGCGCACAAGGCCACCGTCCTCGCCGTGAGATCGCTCGGCGACGTCGGGACGACGTTGACGGATGAACGGAGCTCGGCGCATTTCTATCACACGACGTGCCGGCTGGCCGGACACGATTTCACCGCGCAAGTCGTGTTGGACGCGAATCTCTTCGACCTGGGCTCCGGTTTGGCGGCGAGCGACGGTGTCGTCGTCGCCACGCCACAGACGCTCCTGAAAATGAAATCCGCGACGCTGGTGAGCCGAGCCAGCGAGAAAGATCTCTACGACTTGAAATGGTTCTTCGACGAGGACGAAGAGCTGGACATCCCAACGCTCATCGCGCTCGGCGAAGAGATTGACGGCGGGATGAACGCGGAAGCGGTGCTCATCAACCTCGTAGGAACCGAAATGCAACCCTCGGCGTGCGGCTTCTCACTTACCCAAACCTCCGAGCAAGTCCTGGAAGAAGTGAATCGGGTCAGAGCGGGGTTGATTAGCGGTGTCGAAGCCTACCTTCATGAGAAGGCACCTCCGCCCATCGCACAATTGATCCGACGACTGGAGTAGACGACCGAGAGTTGTAGGTCTTTACGGTTCACCAGGCGGCTTCCATAACCGAGATTGCGGCGAACGCTCATGTGGGGAAAGAGCAGAGCATCCTGGGGCACGTAACCGACGCGCCTCAGCTCCGGTGGCAACCAGACTCTTTGCCGCGATGAGAACAACAACTCCTCGTCGATCCGGATCTCTCCCTCGGCGGGCTGACGGAGGCCGGCGATCGTCTCGAGAAGCGACGTCTTCCCCACGCCGGAGGGGCCGAAGAGGGCGGTCATCGGCTCGTTCAGATCGAGCGACACGTCGAGCTCGAAAGAGTCGAGCGGAAGCCGCACGGTGACGTGGATCATCGGAGAGCGACGGACTTCGACCGAGGCCGTCTCGAAAGCCGGTCGGCGAGCCAGATCGCAACGAGCGCCACCAGCACAGTGACGGCAGCCAGACGATAGGCCTCGGGATCGCGACCGAGCTGCACGAGTTGAAAGATGGCGAGCGAGAGCGTCTGAGTCTCTTCGGGAATATTGCCCGCCACCATGATGGTCGCGCCGAACTCGCCGAGAGCGCGCGAGAAAGCGAGAATGA is a window encoding:
- a CDS encoding helix-turn-helix transcriptional regulator, giving the protein MLNVRALRAFIKARGWSQAELARRIGVSRQAVSLWFRGDEANVQGKHLLKLSEVLGVSAEELTKPLPCFEPEAHDQLLVTLLWDRVYPDLDDFAVALNARDPRAIGRFVEVYGLYAAEATLGAFVWDRFPDYERHIHPARRRELRTLWSWHENRTAA
- a CDS encoding type II toxin-antitoxin system prevent-host-death family antitoxin → MKFITVRDAKATLSGAIEDSQEQKIVITKHGKPVCILIGCEGYDIEDVLTIADPAFWEMIEERRKKGRTRSLASVRERFARKDAHSARQRLTKSRKKRSSTE
- a CDS encoding ATP-binding cassette domain-containing protein; the protein is MIHVTVRLPLDSFELDVSLDLNEPMTALFGPSGVGKTSLLETIAGLRQPAEGEIRIDEELLFSSRQRVWLPPELRRVGYVPQDALLFPHMSVRRNLGYGSRLVNRKDLQLSVVYSSRRINCAMGGGAFS
- a CDS encoding type II toxin-antitoxin system RelE/ParE family toxin; protein product: MYEIEIHEAAEAELDTLRPYDRNRILDDIEEQLEFEPGLVTRRKKVLEAVEPPWDQLGPVWQLSVGDFRVFYDIVEKDRLVIVRAVRKKPAHRTTDEIQ